The Papaver somniferum cultivar HN1 unplaced genomic scaffold, ASM357369v1 unplaced-scaffold_107, whole genome shotgun sequence genome includes a region encoding these proteins:
- the LOC113328328 gene encoding LOB domain-containing protein 14-like: protein MTGFGSPCGACKFLRRKCLRGCVFAPHFCHEQGATHFAAIHKVFGASNVSKLLTHLPLGDRCEAAVTISYEAQARIQDPVYGCVAHIFALQQQVMSLQEQLTTLRAEQAAQVFVNGGNNTTTTSDHIHQQDIHNKLFYGDFPTTYPQDIEALNIQLNESKILSEQLYQNNISMNDSNSTATTDDENMFYYENGVVNMENSPSNQMSQEYHDHESYTPPEETVHQFMTSASFDEQYSSDEHHQHAAMDSLYLDDMQMNARKWIFQDTNQVDLQSMALAYLQHL from the exons atgaCAGGATTTGGTTCTCCTTGTGGAGCTTGCAaatttttgagaagaaaatgtTTAAGGGGTTGTGTTTTTGCTCCTCACTTTTGTCATGAACAAGGAGCTACACACTTCGCCGCAATTCACAAAGTTTTCGGTGCAAGCAATGTTTCGAAGCTTCTCACTCATCTTCCGTTAGGTGACCGCTGTGAAGCTGCGGTTACAATTTCATACGAAGCTCAAGCCAGAATCCAAGATCCTGTATATGGATGTGTTGCTCACATCTTTGCTCTCCAACAGCAG GTTATGAGCTTGCAAGAACAATTAACTACACTGAGAGCGGAACAAGCAGCCCAAGTTTTCGTGAATGGAGGAAATAATACTACTACGACCAGTGATCATATTCATCAACAAGACATTCACAACAAGTTATTCTATGGAGATTTTCCTACTACATATCCACAAGATATTGAAGCTTTAAATATACAGTTAAATGAATCGAAGATACTGTCGGAACAGTTATATCAAAACAATATTTCCATGAACGATAGTAATAGTACTGCTACCACTGATGATGAAAACATGTTCTATTATGAAAATGGAGTAGTGAATATGGAAAATTCACCAAGTAACCAAATGAGTCAAGAATATCATGATCATGAATCTTATACACCACCTGAAGAAACTGTTCATCAGTTTATGACTAGTGCAAGTTTTGATGAGCAATACTCATCCGATGAACATCATCAACATGCAGCAATGGATTCTCTATATCTTGATGACATGCAAATGAATGCAAGGAAGTGGATATTCCAAGACACTAATCAAGTCGACCTTCAGTCGATGGCTTTGGCTTATCTTCAACACTTATAA
- the LOC113328329 gene encoding LOB domain-containing protein 29-like codes for MTGFGSPCGACKFLRRKCLRGCVFAPYFCHEQGATHFAAIHKVFGASNVSKLLTHLPLGDRCEAAVTISYEAQARIQDPVYGCVAQIFALQQQVVSLQEQLTTLRAEQAAQGFVNGGNITTSTNDHIHQQDNHNKLFYGDFPTTYPQDIEALNMQLNESKILSEQLYQNNTSMNDSNSTATTDEENMFYYENGVVNMENSPSIQMSQEYHDRDSFTPPEETVHQFMTGASLDEQYYASDEHQQHAAMASLYLEDMQMDATKWTFQGTNKDDLQSMAFPYFQHS; via the exons ATGACAGGTTTTGGTTCTCCTTGTGGAGCTTGCAaatttttgagaagaaaatgtTTAAGGggttgtgtttttgctccttaCTTTTGTCATGAACAAGGAGCTACACACTTCGCCGCAATTCACAAAGTTTTCGGTGCAAGCAATGTTTCGAAGCTTCTCACTCATCTCCCATTAGGTGACCgctgtgaagctgctgttacAATTTCCTACGAAGCTCAAGCTAgaatacaagatcctgtatatggATGTGTTGCTCAGATTTTTGCTCTCCAACAACAG GTTGTGAGCTTGCAAGAACAACTAACAACACTGAGAGCAGAGCAAGCAGCCCAAGGTTTCGTTAATGGAGGAAACATTACTACTTCAACAAATGATCATATTCATCAACAGGACAATCACAACAAATTGTTCTACGGAGATTTTCCTACTACATATCCACAAGATATTGAAGCTTTAAATATGCAGTTAAATGAATCGAAGATATTATCCGAACAGTTATATCAAAACAATACTTCTATGAATGATAGCAACAGTACTGCTACCACTGATGAAGAAAACATGTTCTATTATGAAAATGGAGTAGTGAATATGGAAAATTCACCAAGTATTCAAATGAGTCAAGAATATCATGATCGTGATTCTTTTACACCACCCGAAGAAACTGTTCATCAGTTTATGACTGGTGCAAGTTTGGATGAGCAATACTACGCATCTGATGAACATCAACAACATGCAGCAATGGCTTCTCTATATCTGGAAGACATGCAAATGGATGCAACGAAGTGGACGTTTCAAGGCACTAATAAAGACGACCTTCAGTCGATGGCTTTTCCTTATTTTCAACACTCATAA
- the LOC113328330 gene encoding LOB domain-containing protein 29-like, with translation MTGFGSPCGACKFLRRKCVRGCVFAPYFCHEQGATHFAAIHKVFGASNVSKLLSHLPLGDRCEAAVTISYEAQARIQDPVYGCVSHIFALQQQVVSLQEQLTTLRVQQAAQGFINGGNITASTNDHIHPHENHNKSFYGDFPTTYPQDIEALYMQLNESKILSEQLYQNKTSMNDSNSTYTTDDENMFYYENGVVNMENSPSNQMSQEHHDHESFAPPEETVHQFMASASFDEQYSSDEHHQHAAMASQYLDDMQMNARKWTFQDTNHADLQSMAFAYYQHS, from the exons ATGACAGGATTTGGTTCTCCATGTGGAGCTTGCAaatttttgagaagaaaatgtGTAAGGggttgtgtttttgctccttaCTTTTGTCATGAACAAGGAGCTACACATTTCGCTGCAATTCACAAAGTTTTTGGCGCAAGCAATGTTTCGAAGCTTCTCTCTCATCTTCCGCTGGGTGACCgctgtgaagctgctgttacAATTTCATATGAAGCTCAAGCTAGAATCCAAGATCCTGTATATGGATGCGTTTCTCACATCTTCGCTCTCCAACaacag GTTGTGAGCTTGCAAGAACAATTAACGACACTTAGAGTACAACAAGCAGCCCAAGGTTTCATTAATGGAGGAAACATTACCGCTTCAACAAATGATCATATTCATCCACACGAAAACCACAACAAATCGTTCTACGGGGATTTTCCAACTACATATCCACAAGATATCGAAGCTTTATATATGCAGTTAAACGAATCGAAGATATTATCAGAACAGTTATATCAAAACAAAACTTCCATGAATGATAGTAATAGTACTTATACCACTGATGATGAAAACATGTTTTATTATGAAAATGGAGTAGTGAATATGGAAAATTCACCAAGTAACCAAATGAGTCAAGAACATCATGATCATGAATCTTTTGCACCACCTGAAGAAACTGTTCATCAGTTTATGGCTAGTGCAAGTTTTGATGAGCAATACTCATCCGATGAACATCATCAACATGCAGCAATGGCTTCTCAATATCTTGATGACATGCAAATGAATGCAAGGAAGTGGACATTCCAAGACACTAATCATGCTGACCTTCAATCGATGGCTTTTGCTTATTATCAACACTCATAA